The DNA sequence TGGCTTAGAAAGTCGAGTTAAAGTGCCCCCCCGCCAAGCCCTTTTCTTCACCCACACCTGTAGCCTCTCAGAGAGAAAACGAATTGCTATCCTACCCCTGGGAGACAGATGTGCTGTTAGAATGTTATTACATAAGATGGAATATGATGGCCCGGCCTATCCCTTTGATTTAACCCGCACCACCAATCTCAGTGATGTCGCCCATATAATAGAAACGGGGTTTGATGACATGTGGAATCCTGCCTATTTGCATTATAACCCCGAACATGGCAGGATCTATCATACCAAGTGGACGGGATTGTCTTTCGCCCATGAGGTGGAAGAGGGGGAAAATCCCCTAGAAAACATGTATCCCATCCTCCAGCGCATGAGAAAACGTTATCAGGCTAGGGCAAAACGATTCTGGTTTACTATCCAAAATAGCGATGAAATCCTCTTTATCCGCACTGGTTATGCCACCAGGGGACAGGTGGAAGATTTAATGGCTAAACTTAAGAGTAAATGTCAGGGCAAACCATTTCGTCTTTTGATTTTATCAGAACAGTCCTCTCAAGAATTTGCTGGTTTGGAAAATGTATTTCATGAAAACCGTTATTTCAATCCTGATCACATGTATAACAACCTGGACTATTGGTTACAATGCACAGAAATAATGCGTCAAATTCTTAATTCTTTTGGCATTTCTACTAAGAATCTTTTCTGGTGTCCTCCTAATATATAGGCTTCAGTGGGAGTTGAATTGTTTTTCCCTTTCAACCCCCACCAATTCCCTCTTGGTTTTAATATTTAATTATCAAGGGCAAGTAGCCATAGATTTGCCAGCTTTCTAAGCAATTATTAATCTGATTTACTGCCTCGTTATATATGTCAATTTCCTGACGCAATTGTTCCAACCTCTTCTGGTTTTCTTCCAGTTTTTTCTTAGCCTTTTCCTCCAGATCACGTGTTATTTCATGGAGATATTCCTCGTATCTATCCAGGATGACATCTGCTATTTTCTCCCTGAGAGGGATAAAGATTTTCTTGATATTTTGCTTGACAGATTGTGGGAAAGTGCTATAGATGGTTCTATTGACTTTTTGCTCAAAGTCTTGCTTTAACAAATTGCGGATTTGGCCCTCAGCATCTAAAATAGAAGATACGTCGTATGTCTGGGATGTTTTCTTAAAAATTTCCTCTAGATTAACACAAGAATTCCAATTAAATCCTGTTTCCCTCACATAGCGATCACATTCTGCTGTTGCCAGGCTTTGGAAAGCGGCAGACAGCGTCTTGGTTTGGGACAATAAAATATCAACAATTCCCGCATCATTACCCAAAATATGACATAATTCTCCATAAAAACTCTTGCGTCTTATATCCTCAATTAAATCCCCCACAAAACCATAAGCAAGACGCTCACATTCCTTGGTTAAAACATCTTCTAAAGAGTTGGCGATGTAATAAAAGGCTTCCACTAATACAGCCAAAAACGGGGCAGTCTGATTACGAGGGTGTCTCTTCAAAGCTAAACCATAGGCGTCAGTGACAGAAAAGGTTTGTAGAAGTTCTTGTAGACTGGAAACAAAGGCATATTCTATTTGTTTCATCCGTTGATTAAAGCTAGTATTCTTTCCGTTGACATAACTGTTAATTTTTTCCTCAAGGTAGGCAGAAAACTCGTCGCCGATTTCCTTGAGTCTGGTTTTGATTTTACTCAATTCTGTCCGCTTCATTTCCTGGATGTCTTTGGGCTGACTTTCTAATTCCAGTTGGGTGTCTTGATAATACCTCCTCATAGCCAGGCATATTTTTTGTAATTCGTCAGCCAAGTTTCTGAATAATTCAGGATGTTTTTCTTCTCTAAGATAACTGGTTATTTCATCTTTAAAATTCTCCCCCCCACTGTCTTCAATAAGTTTGTCAATTAGGGACATGCCACACTCTTTTAAAATCCGCACATAGTTTTGATTAGGGGTTTCATAACTGTTAACAGAAATCCGAAAGGCGGTGGTAGTTAATTTGCCAGAAGAGGCACAATAATTGTTAAATTCACTGACAAATTTAGGAGTATCTTCAATCCCATCCTCACCCTTGACTTCCTCTGCAAAAATACTGTCCAACCCAAACCTGTCTTCGGCAGAGGTGTATTTCTTCACCTGAGTGCCATAAAAGCCTAACAAGCCGCTGGTTTTATATACCCTTTTGGTATGACTAAACTCCGACTTGATAAGGTTATCTAGTCTCTTCCTCAAATCACTGTTATACCAAGTTTCATCCACCCTATTAAACACATAAAATACCCTGTTGCCAATGGCAGGATTGGATTTGATAGCCTCCAATAATTCTGTTTCCCTTTGGGTTAAATCCCCGGCAGAAGCACTTTTTAAAACACAAACCACAAGGGAGGTGTCGGGATTAGTAATCTTCTCAAAAGAGAGAAGGGCATCTTTTTCCACCGGGGCGTCAATTCCCGGTAAGTCTACTAAAACATTACCGTCTTCTAAGAGGGGACGGTGACAAAAATAATCAATGCGTTTCAAGACAGCAGAATTCCTACCCCTTCTGGCATAACTTGCCGCCTCTGCCAGGGTGCTAAAATTAAACTGTTCCATGGAATAAGTGGCATTTTCCGTAGCTTTAATCTTATCCTTGTTTTCCTCAAACCCCTCCAACAGCAACAGCAAAGCGTTAGCCCGTTTTGCCAATTCGGATTTGTTGACTCCTCCCTCGGTTTCAATAATTTGACGACACTTATTTTTAATATCCTCTATAAAAGTGGTACTTTCAAGGGGGATTTCATTAAGATTTATGTTGAGCAGTTGACAAAGGGCTCTAATTTGTTCCACAATCTCCTGTCGGCTGAGGAAGGTTAATACTACTCTTTCCTGATGAGCCGGTGCGTATTCTATGTAACACTCAGTACCGGTGGCGTGTCCTTCTGCACTGTATAATAGTTCTCTGCCCAAAAGGGCATTGATTAACATGGATTTACCCGCACTGAAGGCTCCAGCGAAGACAATTTCAAAACGGGGGGATATTGCCTTTCTCAACGCCAGTTGTACTCCGGAGGGGTCGATTTTTTGAAGTTCTTTGTGTTTTTTAAGTAGCTCAAGGATGGCATCAACAGTCTCGGCAATATTCTGACATGGGCCAGGGATCATAGCCTGATAAACTCCTTTGATGTGCTCTCATACACTCCATTGGTTTATCCATCATTATCGCCAGATTTATGCAGTGGGGAGATTAATTTTTGTTTGCCGGGGTGTTTGTCTAGTTGCCATTGGTCTAGAATGTCATGAAAGAGGATTTCTTCAATCCAGGTTTTAGCTACTACTGTTAAGGGTAGTGCCAATATTAAACCCAAGGCGCCAAAAATGGTAGCAAAAAAGATTTGGCAAAAGAGAGTTATGGCAGGCAAAAGAGAGACTTTGTCAGCCATTACCCTGGGGGTTAGCCAATAACTCTCGATATGTTGGACGATAAAATACCAAACGACAATTGGTATAATCTTCCAGGGCTCATCTACTAGGGCAGTGGTGACGGGAAAGACTACACTCAAGGTGGGGCCAATATTAGGTATAAAATTGAGCAATCCAGCCAACAATCCATGTACTAAAACCAATTTTACCTGTAGAATCCACAAGCCAATGGCACTTAAAATTCCGATGAAAATACAATTAATGGTTACCCCTGCCAGCCAGTTGCAGATGGAGTCCTCAGTTTTGTCTAGAATTTCCGATATACGCTGACGATAAAAGGCAGGAAACATTTTTACTACACGGCCACGGTATTGTTGAGGATTAAGAAGGAATACAAAAGTCAAAACAATGACGAATATTACCTGGAATACTATACTTAGGACATTGGAAAACAAGGCTAAAAAGTTGTTGTATATTCTGGTGGGCAAGAGCTCGTTTTGCTTCCAATAACTGTTAATTTGTTGGAAGAGGAATTGATATAATTCGGCATTGTAAAACTGACTTTTTTTAAGGAGTTCTTCGATTTTATTGGGCGCCTTGGGTAACAATTTGAGGAGAAGTGTAAATTCGGAAATAAATGGAGGTAAAACTAGGAAAATAATAAGGGAAAGGACGAAAAGCAAACAGAAAAAGACAACCACAGTAGCCTGAAAACGAGTTAAACCATAAAGTTGTATTTTTTTTACGAGACGGTTGAGGGGAATGGCAAAGACAACAGCAGAGAAAATCAGCAACAGCAAATAACGAATTTCCCAAAGAATATAAAGGGAAATAAGAAAGGCAAGGAATCCTAAAGACTGACTAAAATTCATGTCTAAGTCCTCTTGGCGGGCGGATGGGGATCATGCTAAGCTATAGCATAACAAAAACCGTCTTGGGGGAATATGCGGCAGCGGGTGATAGACTGGTTAAATCAAAACATGCCACCGGAAAGGGTGAAACACATTCTGGGGGTGGAAGAAATGTGTATCCAGCTTGCCAAACGTCATGGAGTGGATGTTTACCAAGCCGCCACTGCTGGTTTATTACACGATTTAGCCAAGTTTTTCCCACCCCAGCGACTGTTACAGATGGCAAGGGAAAATGGGATAGAATTGGATGAGATAACCAGTAGTCACCCCCATTTACTCCATGCAGAAGTGAGTGCCATTGTGGCAAAACAGGAATTTGGGGTAGACAATGAGGAGATTCTAGAGGCTATCGGCAATCATACCCTAGGACGTCCCCAGATGAGCAAGTTGAGTTGTATTGTTTTCATTGCCGACAAATTGGAAAAGTCGAGGGGAGACACCCCCCAACTAAATCACATGCGTCAAGTGAGTTACGAGGATTTAATGAGGGGGTTGAGGATGGTGTGTGATTATTCTATTTGCGATTTACTGCAAAGATGTAAAGTCATCCACCCCCGCACCATTTTAACCCGTAATTGGACATTATCTCACCACTAGTTTTGTCCAGTCAGTTTGTCAAGGGAATATTTTGCCCGTCAAAGAATCGGTTTGTCAGAGAAAAAGATGACTGTTTCCCCCTTGCTGGAGTAATTGTAGCGCCTTTTTGATATTCTGAGTTTCAGATTTAGGCACAATCAAAGTGGCATTTTCTACCCTCACCACTACTAAATCCCTGACACCAATGGCCACCACAATCTCCTCTGGTTGATGATTGTAGAGGATACAGTTTTCCGTATTGGTGACTAAACAATTGCCCACCACTACATTGCCATCCTGTTTTTGCAAGAGTCTCTCCAAAGCATTCCAGTCACCCAAATCATCCCAACCAAAGTTAGCGGGAATAACGTAAGCCAGAGAAGTCTTCTCCATCAAGGCATAGTCAATGCTAATTTTGGGTAACTGGGGATAGGCAGATTTTCCCCCCTCCAGCAGCGGTAAGAGTATGTCAGGGGAGTGTTTTTCTAATTCCGCCAATACCACTGCCACGGGGAAAATAAACATGCCACTATTCCAACTATACCTCCCTGTGGCGATAAACTGTTTGGCAGTGTCTTGGTTTGGTTTTTCCGTGAATCTGGCCACTTTGTAAAGAATTATGTCATCTTCTTGACATTGGAGCTCTCCTTGTTCTATGTAGCCGTAACCAGTGGCGGGATAGTTGGGTTGGATGCCAAGAGTGATAATACCCTGTTTCTCGGCGGCAAAATGGATGGCCCTATGGAGGATTCTGGCAAACTCGGCAGTATTGCCGATATGATGGTCAGCAGGGAAAAAGCCCACAATGAGATTGGGCTCATCCCCATAGCGGCGTTTAACTTCTAGACTTGCCCATGCCACTGCTGGGGCGGTGTCTTTCCCCATGGGTTCTACTAGTATGTTATCCTGAGGCAGGTGAGGCAGTTGCTGTCTTACCCCCTCTGCCAACACCTCGGAGGTGATTACCATTAGCCCCTCCCAACCACCGGCTAGAGACAATAAACGTTGGGCGGTGTTTTGCAGGAGGGTATTGCCACTGCCATCCAGACTTAAAAACTGTTTTGGACGATTCAAGCGGCTAAGGGGCCAAAATCTTTCTCCCTTCCCACCCGCCAGAATAATGGGAATAAACTTAATTTCAGTCATAGTTCAGGCCAGTATAATACCCATCAGCGACCAACACCAATATAACGGAAACCGAGTGCCTCTAATGCCTTTTTGTCGAGGAAATTACGCCCATCGATGACAATAGGTTGTTTGAGACGCAGACGGATTTTCTCCCAGTCTAGGCGGAGGAATTCTTGCCACTCGGTGACCAATACAAGGGCATCACAACCGTCGGCCAACATCTCCACACTGGTTTCAATGGTAACACTGGAAAGGCCATGACTGAGGCCACTCTGGGATACAATGGGGTCATAGGCTTTGATAAAGGCCCCCAAACGATTCAACTCCTTGATAATGTCCAAAGAGGGGGCATCTCGCATGTCGTCGGTGTCTGGTTTGAAGGTCAAACCCAATAGGCCAATTACCTTTCCCTTAAGGATTTTTAGTTCGTGTTGTAACTTTTCGATTACAACCATTCTTTGACGCCTGTTGACGTTGACGGTAGCCATTAAAAGTTCTGCAGTATAGCCGTAGTCTTGAGCAGTATGAATCAAAGCAGCAACATCTTTGGGGAAGCATGATCCCCCCCAGCCAATGCCAGCCTGAAGAAATTTAGGGCCTATGCGGGAGTCCAAGCCTATTCCCAGGGCTACCTGAGTCACATCTGCCCCCACCCGATCGCATATATTGGCGATTTCATTAATAAAGCTGATTTTGGTAGCCAGGAAGGCATTGGCCGCATATTTAATCATCTCCGCCGAACTCAAGTCTGTGACTACCAGGGGCACGGGGGGCAGGTGGGGATTTTCGCTGAATTGCCTTTTAATTATAGGGTGATACAATTCTTTCATCATGGCAATAGCCTTTTCGCTGTTGCCTCCCAAAACGATGCGATCGGGGTTAAAGGTGTCATAGACGGCACTGCCTTCCCGCAGAAACTCAGGATTGCTAACTACATCGAAAAGGGGCTCACCGCCATTAGGATTTTTTTCCCTATAGCCCTCCAAAACCAGTAGCCGCACCCAATCTCCCGAGCCTATGGGCACTGTGGATTTGTTTACCACCACCTTGTAGTCCTGTTGAAGGTGATAACCAATACCACGAGCTACTGCTTCCACATAACGGGTATCGGTTTCTCCTGTGGGTAAAGCGGGGGTGCCCACCGCGATGAAAATAATCTCCCCATGACTGACTCCCACTCCCAAATCGGTGGAGAAGTCTAGTCTTCCCTTGGCCATGGTTTCTTGCATTAACTCCGACAACCCGGGCTCATAAATAGGGGATTGCCCTTGTTTCATCAGTTTGACCTTTTCCTCGTTGTTGTCGATGCAGATGACATCATGGCCGATGTGTGCCAAACAAACTCCTGTTACCAGTCCTACATATCCTGTGCCCACTACTGATACTCGCATACTTCAAATACCTACACTTTTCATGGTGTTATGACACTGTTACAGGGAAAGACGACGACGGAAGTCTTCTATAGTCCTCTGCAAACCTTCCAGGAGGGGGACTTTTGGTTGCCAGTGAAGATAGGTTTTCGCCTTGGTGATGTCGGGTTGTCGTTGTTTTGGGTCATCTTCTGGGAGGGGTTTAAAGACTATTTCCACTCCCGGGTTAACGAGATTTTGGATAGTCTTAGCCAGTTGTAGGATTGTATACTCCTCCGGGTTGCCCAAATTCACAGGGCCAGTGTAATCGCTATTCATCAGTTTTATTAACCCATCTACCAAGTCAGACACATAACAAAAACTGCGGGTTTGACTGCCATCGCCGTAAACCGTGAGGGGCATTCCCCTTAAAGCCTGGACGATGAAATTACTCACCACCCGCCCGTCATTTTCTAACATCCTAGGGCCATAGGTGTTAAAGATCCGTGCTATTCTGACTTCTATTTTGTGTTCTCTGTAATAGTCAAAGGTGAGGGTTTCTGCAATTCTCTTACCCTCATCATAACAGGCACGGACACCGATGCAGTTGACATTACCCCTGTATTCCTCTGGTTGAGGGTGCACAAGGGGATCTCCATATACCTCGGAGGTGGAAGCCAGGAGGAATCTAGCCTTAACCCTCTTGGCCAACCCCAACATGTGGAGAGTGCCCATAAAACTCACCTTTGTAGTTTTGATAGGATTATACTGATAGTGGACAGGGGAGGCGGGGCAGGCGAGATGGTAAATTTGATCCACTTCTAGACGTATTGGTTCGGTAATATCATGGCGGATTAATTCAAAGCGGGGGTGCCCCAACCACTGTTGAATATTTGCCTTGGTGCCCGTATAAAAGTTGTCCAAACATAATACCTCATGCCCCTCTTCCATTAGGCGATCTACCAGATGTGAACCAATAAAACCGGCACCCCCGGTGACTAGGATTCTCATACCAGACAGTGTTACCCTTTCCTTGGACTAAAAATCCATTTTCAGGGTAACCGATAAGGTACACCCAGGGCAAATCTTGTTATCGGTTTCT is a window from the Geminocystis sp. M7585_C2015_104 genome containing:
- a CDS encoding mannose-1-phosphate guanylyltransferase gives rise to the protein MTEIKFIPIILAGGKGERFWPLSRLNRPKQFLSLDGSGNTLLQNTAQRLLSLAGGWEGLMVITSEVLAEGVRQQLPHLPQDNILVEPMGKDTAPAVAWASLEVKRRYGDEPNLIVGFFPADHHIGNTAEFARILHRAIHFAAEKQGIITLGIQPNYPATGYGYIEQGELQCQEDDIILYKVARFTEKPNQDTAKQFIATGRYSWNSGMFIFPVAVVLAELEKHSPDILLPLLEGGKSAYPQLPKISIDYALMEKTSLAYVIPANFGWDDLGDWNALERLLQKQDGNVVVGNCLVTNTENCILYNHQPEEIVVAIGVRDLVVVRVENATLIVPKSETQNIKKALQLLQQGGNSHLFL
- a CDS encoding AI-2E family transporter: MNFSQSLGFLAFLISLYILWEIRYLLLLIFSAVVFAIPLNRLVKKIQLYGLTRFQATVVVFFCLLFVLSLIIFLVLPPFISEFTLLLKLLPKAPNKIEELLKKSQFYNAELYQFLFQQINSYWKQNELLPTRIYNNFLALFSNVLSIVFQVIFVIVLTFVFLLNPQQYRGRVVKMFPAFYRQRISEILDKTEDSICNWLAGVTINCIFIGILSAIGLWILQVKLVLVHGLLAGLLNFIPNIGPTLSVVFPVTTALVDEPWKIIPIVVWYFIVQHIESYWLTPRVMADKVSLLPAITLFCQIFFATIFGALGLILALPLTVVAKTWIEEILFHDILDQWQLDKHPGKQKLISPLHKSGDNDG
- a CDS encoding UDP-glucose/GDP-mannose dehydrogenase family protein — encoded protein: MRVSVVGTGYVGLVTGVCLAHIGHDVICIDNNEEKVKLMKQGQSPIYEPGLSELMQETMAKGRLDFSTDLGVGVSHGEIIFIAVGTPALPTGETDTRYVEAVARGIGYHLQQDYKVVVNKSTVPIGSGDWVRLLVLEGYREKNPNGGEPLFDVVSNPEFLREGSAVYDTFNPDRIVLGGNSEKAIAMMKELYHPIIKRQFSENPHLPPVPLVVTDLSSAEMIKYAANAFLATKISFINEIANICDRVGADVTQVALGIGLDSRIGPKFLQAGIGWGGSCFPKDVAALIHTAQDYGYTAELLMATVNVNRRQRMVVIEKLQHELKILKGKVIGLLGLTFKPDTDDMRDAPSLDIIKELNRLGAFIKAYDPIVSQSGLSHGLSSVTIETSVEMLADGCDALVLVTEWQEFLRLDWEKIRLRLKQPIVIDGRNFLDKKALEALGFRYIGVGR
- a CDS encoding dynamin family protein, with the translated sequence MIPGPCQNIAETVDAILELLKKHKELQKIDPSGVQLALRKAISPRFEIVFAGAFSAGKSMLINALLGRELLYSAEGHATGTECYIEYAPAHQERVVLTFLSRQEIVEQIRALCQLLNINLNEIPLESTTFIEDIKNKCRQIIETEGGVNKSELAKRANALLLLLEGFEENKDKIKATENATYSMEQFNFSTLAEAASYARRGRNSAVLKRIDYFCHRPLLEDGNVLVDLPGIDAPVEKDALLSFEKITNPDTSLVVCVLKSASAGDLTQRETELLEAIKSNPAIGNRVFYVFNRVDETWYNSDLRKRLDNLIKSEFSHTKRVYKTSGLLGFYGTQVKKYTSAEDRFGLDSIFAEEVKGEDGIEDTPKFVSEFNNYCASSGKLTTTAFRISVNSYETPNQNYVRILKECGMSLIDKLIEDSGGENFKDEITSYLREEKHPELFRNLADELQKICLAMRRYYQDTQLELESQPKDIQEMKRTELSKIKTRLKEIGDEFSAYLEEKINSYVNGKNTSFNQRMKQIEYAFVSSLQELLQTFSVTDAYGLALKRHPRNQTAPFLAVLVEAFYYIANSLEDVLTKECERLAYGFVGDLIEDIRRKSFYGELCHILGNDAGIVDILLSQTKTLSAAFQSLATAECDRYVRETGFNWNSCVNLEEIFKKTSQTYDVSSILDAEGQIRNLLKQDFEQKVNRTIYSTFPQSVKQNIKKIFIPLREKIADVILDRYEEYLHEITRDLEEKAKKKLEENQKRLEQLRQEIDIYNEAVNQINNCLESWQIYGYLPLIIKY
- a CDS encoding SDR family oxidoreductase, whose protein sequence is MRILVTGGAGFIGSHLVDRLMEEGHEVLCLDNFYTGTKANIQQWLGHPRFELIRHDITEPIRLEVDQIYHLACPASPVHYQYNPIKTTKVSFMGTLHMLGLAKRVKARFLLASTSEVYGDPLVHPQPEEYRGNVNCIGVRACYDEGKRIAETLTFDYYREHKIEVRIARIFNTYGPRMLENDGRVVSNFIVQALRGMPLTVYGDGSQTRSFCYVSDLVDGLIKLMNSDYTGPVNLGNPEEYTILQLAKTIQNLVNPGVEIVFKPLPEDDPKQRQPDITKAKTYLHWQPKVPLLEGLQRTIEDFRRRLSL
- the yqeK gene encoding bis(5'-nucleosyl)-tetraphosphatase (symmetrical) YqeK — translated: MRQRVIDWLNQNMPPERVKHILGVEEMCIQLAKRHGVDVYQAATAGLLHDLAKFFPPQRLLQMARENGIELDEITSSHPHLLHAEVSAIVAKQEFGVDNEEILEAIGNHTLGRPQMSKLSCIVFIADKLEKSRGDTPQLNHMRQVSYEDLMRGLRMVCDYSICDLLQRCKVIHPRTILTRNWTLSHH